AATGTATCTGCTTCAGGTACTGAAATATTTAACTCCTGAGCAAGCCCAAAAGAACTCATCCCATAAATAATCCCAAAATTTATTGTCTTAGCAACCCTTCTAAAATCTTTGATACCTTCTGGTATAGGTACAGAAAATAGAGATTCACCTGAAAATAGCGCATCAGATACCTCCTGATGTATATCTCTATCTTTATTAAAAGCGTCAATTAGATATTTATCTTCCGAAAAATGGGCAAGAATCCGTAATTCTATCTGACTATAATCAAAAGAGTATAAAACATTGTTACCTTCGGCAGTGAACGCTCTCCTTATTTCGCTTCCTTTTTCAGTCTTAATAGGTAAATTTTGCAGATTAGGATTGCTACAACTCAACCTCCCTGTTGAGGTTGATATTTGGCTAAAATCAGGGTGTATCCTACCTGTCTCCTTTGAAATATGTGGAATCAACCCTTTTATGTATGTTGAGTTCAACTTATATGTTTCTCTATATTGCAAAACCATATTCGCTATAGGATAGTCGTTTGAAAGTTCTTTTAATACAGAGTTATCGGTAGAAAAAGATGTTTTTGTTTTCCTGCCGGGCGGCATACCGAGTTTTTGAAATAGAATGGTAGCCAGTTGCTGTGGAGAATTCAAATTAAATATTTCGCCAGCAAGTAAAAAGATTTTATCTTGAAGTATATCAATCTCTTTCTGTAAATCTATACTATACAATTGCAAAAAATCTACATCTATCTTTATACCATTACTTTGCATCCAAGCAAGTGTTTTTACAAGAGGAGTTTCTACTTCATCAAAAAGTTTTTTCAATTTTAAATCCTCAAGAACCTTTTCATACTTACGTCTACAAGAAAATATATCTTTTTCAAATATTTCTTTACCTGTAAGATGTTTTGCTATTATAAAATCAAAAAATGGCATCTTAAAATCTATCCCTTTTTTCTTTAATTCAATGATTTTCTCTTTAATATTAAATCCACATTTTTCTATCTCTTCTGACTCACAAATTTCTTTAAACCTCTCCACATTACTTACAATTGTTTCATAAGCAACAACCTCTCCAGTGGACAACCCAACCATATCTTCACAAATATAACTCTCTTCATTTATAAAATCTAAACCCTTCAAACTTTTAGAAAGGTTTCTAAACTCTAAAGTTTCAAATAATTCTAATATCCCGCTTGTATCAGGTGTAGCCATTTTAATATCTTTAAGAGATACATCCAAAACAATGTCATCCACCAATTTTCCAAGTTGCATACCCATATAAACAGTATCTTCTCCCTCTTTTAACTTTAACCTTAACCTTTCAGGAGATACGTTGTCTATATTAGCAAATATTTCTTTTACACCTCCAAACTCTTTAATCAGTTTAAGAGCCGTCTTTTCACCTAACCCTACAAGGCCGGGAATGTTGTCTGACTTATCTCCTGCAAGACCTATTATATCTACCACATTGTTTGGTTCAACCCCATACTCGACCTTAAACTTCTCTTTATCCATTATGCTACCGTCGCCAGGATTTACAATAAAAATATCTTGCTCTAATAATTGAAGCATATCTTTATCACCTGTTACTATGTATATCCTGTTACTTTCAGACTTAATTCTTTTAACAAGACTTGCAATGATATCGTCACCTTCGTAACCCTGTTGCTCAAAAATACTTATTCCAAACAAGTTTAAGATTTTTTTAATTATAGGCACCTGAACAGAAAGTTCGTCTGGCATAGGTTTTCTATTTGCCTTATATTCAGAAAAGGTTTTATGTCTTATAGTCGGACCCTTAACATCAAAAGCAAAAACAATATGGTCTGTTTTTATCTCTTTAAGCAATTTGATAAGAGTTACTGTAAAACCATAGATAGCGTTGGTAGGTTGTCCATAAGAAGTTTTTAAGTCTCTTATAGCGTGAAACGACCTGTAAACAAGTGAACTACCGTCTATTATATATATCTTTGTCATATTTAAAATTACGTTATTGTTTATCGACTGCTCTTATAGAAAGAAGTTCCATCTCCACCCCAAGAAGAAACTCTTTTTCTTTATTTCTTTTCATTCTATATTCAGGTACATAAATAGCATTCCGGGAGGTTTCAATACTATATAAAAAATCGTATATCTGTTGCAAAGTTACATTATCCACACTTATTCTAATCTTTTCTATAAGGA
The window above is part of the bacterium genome. Proteins encoded here:
- a CDS encoding DNA polymerase I: MTKIYIIDGSSLVYRSFHAIRDLKTSYGQPTNAIYGFTVTLIKLLKEIKTDHIVFAFDVKGPTIRHKTFSEYKANRKPMPDELSVQVPIIKKILNLFGISIFEQQGYEGDDIIASLVKRIKSESNRIYIVTGDKDMLQLLEQDIFIVNPGDGSIMDKEKFKVEYGVEPNNVVDIIGLAGDKSDNIPGLVGLGEKTALKLIKEFGGVKEIFANIDNVSPERLRLKLKEGEDTVYMGMQLGKLVDDIVLDVSLKDIKMATPDTSGILELFETLEFRNLSKSLKGLDFINEESYICEDMVGLSTGEVVAYETIVSNVERFKEICESEEIEKCGFNIKEKIIELKKKGIDFKMPFFDFIIAKHLTGKEIFEKDIFSCRRKYEKVLEDLKLKKLFDEVETPLVKTLAWMQSNGIKIDVDFLQLYSIDLQKEIDILQDKIFLLAGEIFNLNSPQQLATILFQKLGMPPGRKTKTSFSTDNSVLKELSNDYPIANMVLQYRETYKLNSTYIKGLIPHISKETGRIHPDFSQISTSTGRLSCSNPNLQNLPIKTEKGSEIRRAFTAEGNNVLYSFDYSQIELRILAHFSEDKYLIDAFNKDRDIHQEVSDALFSGESLFSVPIPEGIKDFRRVAKTINFGIIYGMSSFGLAQELNISVPEADTFIKEYFNRFPNVKDYINKTVQFVEKNGYVSTILNRRRYISEVQSQDKRQREFGRRAAVNMPIQGSAADLIKVAMNNIYNYFHTNNLKSRMVLQVHDELLFEVVADEEKEVYENVKKLMEEVMVLKVPLKTDVKKGYNYQDMVPIK